One Oryza brachyantha chromosome 3, ObraRS2, whole genome shotgun sequence DNA segment encodes these proteins:
- the LOC102712706 gene encoding nodulation protein H-like isoform X2 — translation MVVFAMTMICGIFICTMCMKQLGSDSWSRIVKIEVAEQSCNKSAIAPSEVHFVHYPQPITYSRSECMCTPVRYFAIISSQRSGSGWFETLLNSHMNVSSNGEIFSSKERRSNMTSIIKTLDKVYNLDWNSSASKNECTAAVGLKWMLNQGLVANHADVADYFNRRGVSAIFLFRRNLLRQLVSQLANNHDRYLKQLNGTHKAHVHTAFEANILARYKPRLNTTSLIRSLKQADDYTRDAIENLKSINHITIYYEDLIQNRTKVYDVLDFLKVPKKKLVSRHVKIHTKPLSEQIENWDEVYNALNGTQYESFLNADYRI, via the exons ATGGTTGTTTTTGCTATGACTATGATCTGCGGGATATTTATCTGCACAATGTGTATGAAACAACTAGGAAGTGATAGCTGGTCTAGAATAGTGAAGATCGAAGTTGCGGAACAGTCATGCAATAAGTCTGCAATCGCTCCTTCTGAGGTTCATTTTGTACATTACCCACAACCAATAACTTATAGCAG gAGTGAATGCATGTGTACCCCTGTCCGGTACTTCGCAATTATCTCGTCACAACGTTCTGGAAGTGGCTGGTTTGAAACTCTTCTTAATAGCCACATGAATGTTAGTTCGAACGGTGAAATTTTCTCttcaaaagaaaggagaaGTAACATGACATCTATAATAAAGACATTGGATAAGGTGTACAATTTGGATTGGAATAGTAGCGCTTCCAAGAATGAATGCACTGCTGCTGTTGGCTTAAAGTGGATGCTTAATCAG GGTCTTGTAGCAAATCATGCGGATGTAGCTGACTACTTCAATCGAAGAGGAGTCTCTGCAATATTTCTCTTCAGACGGAACCTCCTCCGTCAGTTGGTATCTCAACTTGCGAATAATCATGACAGATACCTTAAGCAATTGAATGGAACACACAAAGCCCATGTTCACACCGCGTTTGAG GCCAATATACTTGCAAGATATAAGCCGAGACTCAACACAACATCATTAATACGGAGTCTGAAACAAGCAGATGATTACACTCGTGATGCTATTGAAAATCTAAAGAGTATCAACCACATTACTATCTACTATGAGGATCTCATCCAGAACAGAACA AAAGTTTATGATGTCCTGGATTTCCTCAAAGTACCAAAGAAGAAACTAGTCAGTCGACATGTGAAGATACACACCAAACCACTCTCGGAGCAAATTGAAAATTGGGATGAAGTCTACAATGCTCTAAATGGCACTCAGTATGAGAGTTTCTTGAATGCTGACTACAGAATATGA
- the LOC102705994 gene encoding probable protein phosphatase 2C 12 — translation MEVQGEVDGSGVPLAVLLKRELCNQKVEKPDILFGEANKSKKGEDFTFVVPRCHRRPAPAEGDAEGTGAAAGASGDDDTISVFAIFDGHNGSAAAIYTRENLLNNVLAAIPPNLTSEEWTTALPRALVAGFVKTDKEFQTRAARSGTTVTFVIIDGWVVTVASVGDSRCILESAEGTVYFLSADHRLDSNEEEVERITASGGDVGRINIAGGAGIGPLRCWPGGLCLSRSIGDIDVGEFIVPVPHVKQVKLSNAGGRLVIASDGVWDALRFQEALNYTRGLPAEAAASRIVKESVSSKGLRDDTTCIVIDILPPEKLSPPLKKHGKGVIKALFHRRPSDELAEDQMDRGCLEPDVVEEIYEEGSAMLAQRLKINYPAGNMFKLHDCAVCQLEMKPGEGISVHGNVPRHSRVDPWGGPFLCSSCQLKKEAMEGKQHLTNSQSAVQPVLK, via the exons ATGGAGGTGCAGGGAGAGGTGGATGGGTCCGGGGTGCCCCTGGCCGTGCTCCTGAAGCGGGAGCTGTGCAACCAGAAGGTGGAGAAGCCGGACATCCTGTTCGGCGAGGCGAACAAGAGCAAGAAAGGGGAGGACTTCACGTTCGTCGTGCCCAGGTGCCACCGCCGTCCAGCTCCAGCCGAGGGTGACGCTGAGGGtacaggcgccgccgccggcgccagcggcgacgacgacaccaTCTCGGTGTTTGCG ATTTTCGATGGTCACAATGGATCTGCGGCTGCCATATACACCAGGGAAAATCTCTTAAACAATGTGCTGGCTGCTATTCCTCCAAATCTAACAAGCGAGGAGTGGACAACCGCATTGCCAAGGGCACTAGTTGCAGGTTTTGTTAAGACAGATAAAGAGTTCCAAACAAGAG CTGCACGCTCAGGGACTACTGTGACTTTTGTTATAATAGATGGATGGGTTGTTACAGTAGCATCAGTTGGTGATTCCCGGTGTATCCTAGAATCTGCTGAAGgtacagtatattttttgtcaGCTGATCATCGTCTGGATTCCAACGAGGAGGA GGTAGAGCGTATAACAGCAAGTGGAGGTGACGTTGGGAGAATAAATATTGCCGGAGGGGCTGGG ATTGGTCCACTCAGATGCTGGCCAGGTGGATTGTGTCTATCAAGGTCAATTGGCGACATCGACGTTGGAGAGTTTATAGTTCCTGTCCCACATGTGAAGCAAGTAAAG TTGTCTAATGCTGGAGGAAGGCTTGTCATTGCTAGCGATGGTGTCTGGGATGCACTGCGCTTTCAGGAAGCTCTGAACTATACCAGGGGACTaccagctgaagctgctgCTAGTCGAATTGTTAAA GAATCTGTGAGTTCAAAAGGACTACGAGATGATACTACTTGCATCGTTATTGACATATTACCTCCAGAAAAGTTGAGCCCTCCATTAAAGAAGCATGGGAAAGGAGTCATCAAAGCTTTGTTCCATAGGAGGCCATCTGATGAATTGGCTGAAGATCAGATGGACAGGGGTTGTCTAGAACCTGATGTCGTGGAGGAAATATATGAGGAGGGCTCTGCAATGCTTGCTCAAAG GTTAAAGATAAATTATCCGGCAGGAAATATGTTCAAGCTGCACGATTGTGCAGTCTGCCAATTGGAGATGAAACCTGGTGAGGGCATCTCTGTTCATGGTAACGTTCCAAGGCATTCCAGAGTTGATCCTTGGGGTGGCCCTTTTCTTTGTTCATCTTGCCAATTGAAAAAGGAGGCTATGGAAGGGAAGCAACATTTGACAA ATTCTCAATCGGCGGTCCAACCTGTGCTCAAGTAA
- the LOC102705708 gene encoding probable inactive heme oxygenase 2, chloroplastic isoform X2 encodes MPLAAAAGVASAVAPPRRPQLPPPRTARPLRCFTQPMLVRGRVVALTVARCAPSPSPPPVAEAEAQPAKPPPRRYPRQYPGEAVGVAEEMRFVAMRLRNPKRTTLEDEPGTGAEEVEEEEVGDGVGESASASEEEEDEDYDGDAVIEEEEEEEEGAGLEGEWMPSMEGFVKYLVDSKLVFDTVERIVAESTDVAYVHFRKSGLERSARIAKDLEWFREQGIAIPEPSTPGSTYATYLTELAESNPPAFLSHYYNIYFAHTTGGVAVGNKFEMQ; translated from the exons atgccgctcgccgccgccgccggcgtcgcctcGGCGGTcgcgccaccgcggcggccgcaGCTTCCGCCTCCCCGGACAGCGCGGCCGCTGCGCTGCTTTACCCAGCCAATGCTAGTAAGGGGCCGGGTAGTAGCCCTAACGGTGGCCCGCTGCGCTCCCTCCCCTTCGCCTCCcccggtggcggaggcggaggcgcagccggcgaagccgccgccgcggcggtaCCCGAGGCAGTACcccggcgaggcggtgggcgTCGCCGAGGAGATGCGGTTCGTGGCCATGCGCCTACGGAACCCCAAGCGGACCACCCTCGAGGACGAACCGGGGACGGGGgccgaggaggtggaggaggaggaggtgggcgaTGGTGTGGGTGAGAGTGCGTCggcgtcggaggaggaggaggacgaggactACGATGGCGACGCCGTgattgaggaggaggaggaggaggaggagggagcggggTTGGAGGGCGAGTGGATGCCGAGCATGGAGGGGTTCGTCAAGTACCTGGTGGACAGCAAGCTCGTGTTCGACACCGTCGAGCGGATCGTGGCCGAGTCCACCGACGTCGCCT ATGTTCACTTCAGGAAAAGTGGTCTGGAACGTTCAGCTAGAATTGCAAAAGATTTGGAGTGGTTCAGAGAACAAGGAATTGCAATTCCAGAGCCAAGTACTCCTGGATCAACATATGCGACTTATCTGACTGAACTTGCTGAGAGCAATCCCCCAGCTTTCCTTTCCCACTattacaatatttattttgcacATACAACTGGAGGGGTGGCGGTAGGTAACAAG TTTGAAATGCAATAG
- the LOC102712706 gene encoding nodulation protein H-like isoform X1, translating to MGGSKGEDKPAAGEDWCYQFGNKDTLIVKPSKKSPLALRMVVFAMTMICGIFICTMCMKQLGSDSWSRIVKIEVAEQSCNKSAIAPSEVHFVHYPQPITYSRSECMCTPVRYFAIISSQRSGSGWFETLLNSHMNVSSNGEIFSSKERRSNMTSIIKTLDKVYNLDWNSSASKNECTAAVGLKWMLNQGLVANHADVADYFNRRGVSAIFLFRRNLLRQLVSQLANNHDRYLKQLNGTHKAHVHTAFEANILARYKPRLNTTSLIRSLKQADDYTRDAIENLKSINHITIYYEDLIQNRTKVYDVLDFLKVPKKKLVSRHVKIHTKPLSEQIENWDEVYNALNGTQYESFLNADYRI from the exons ATGGGGGGTTCCAAGGGGGAGGAcaagcccgccgccggcgaggattGGTGCTACCAGTTCGGGAAcaag GACACATTGATTGTGAAGCCTTCAAAGAAATCACCTCTCGCATTGAGAATGGTTGTTTTTGCTATGACTATGATCTGCGGGATATTTATCTGCACAATGTGTATGAAACAACTAGGAAGTGATAGCTGGTCTAGAATAGTGAAGATCGAAGTTGCGGAACAGTCATGCAATAAGTCTGCAATCGCTCCTTCTGAGGTTCATTTTGTACATTACCCACAACCAATAACTTATAGCAG gAGTGAATGCATGTGTACCCCTGTCCGGTACTTCGCAATTATCTCGTCACAACGTTCTGGAAGTGGCTGGTTTGAAACTCTTCTTAATAGCCACATGAATGTTAGTTCGAACGGTGAAATTTTCTCttcaaaagaaaggagaaGTAACATGACATCTATAATAAAGACATTGGATAAGGTGTACAATTTGGATTGGAATAGTAGCGCTTCCAAGAATGAATGCACTGCTGCTGTTGGCTTAAAGTGGATGCTTAATCAG GGTCTTGTAGCAAATCATGCGGATGTAGCTGACTACTTCAATCGAAGAGGAGTCTCTGCAATATTTCTCTTCAGACGGAACCTCCTCCGTCAGTTGGTATCTCAACTTGCGAATAATCATGACAGATACCTTAAGCAATTGAATGGAACACACAAAGCCCATGTTCACACCGCGTTTGAG GCCAATATACTTGCAAGATATAAGCCGAGACTCAACACAACATCATTAATACGGAGTCTGAAACAAGCAGATGATTACACTCGTGATGCTATTGAAAATCTAAAGAGTATCAACCACATTACTATCTACTATGAGGATCTCATCCAGAACAGAACA AAAGTTTATGATGTCCTGGATTTCCTCAAAGTACCAAAGAAGAAACTAGTCAGTCGACATGTGAAGATACACACCAAACCACTCTCGGAGCAAATTGAAAATTGGGATGAAGTCTACAATGCTCTAAATGGCACTCAGTATGAGAGTTTCTTGAATGCTGACTACAGAATATGA
- the LOC102705708 gene encoding probable inactive heme oxygenase 2, chloroplastic isoform X1, whose amino-acid sequence MPLAAAAGVASAVAPPRRPQLPPPRTARPLRCFTQPMLVRGRVVALTVARCAPSPSPPPVAEAEAQPAKPPPRRYPRQYPGEAVGVAEEMRFVAMRLRNPKRTTLEDEPGTGAEEVEEEEVGDGVGESASASEEEEDEDYDGDAVIEEEEEEEEGAGLEGEWMPSMEGFVKYLVDSKLVFDTVERIVAESTDVAYVHFRKSGLERSARIAKDLEWFREQGIAIPEPSTPGSTYATYLTELAESNPPAFLSHYYNIYFAHTTGGVAVGNKICKKIFEGRELEFYKWDTDVELLLKDARERLNELSKHWSRKDRNLCLKEAAKCFQYLGRIVRLIIL is encoded by the exons atgccgctcgccgccgccgccggcgtcgcctcGGCGGTcgcgccaccgcggcggccgcaGCTTCCGCCTCCCCGGACAGCGCGGCCGCTGCGCTGCTTTACCCAGCCAATGCTAGTAAGGGGCCGGGTAGTAGCCCTAACGGTGGCCCGCTGCGCTCCCTCCCCTTCGCCTCCcccggtggcggaggcggaggcgcagccggcgaagccgccgccgcggcggtaCCCGAGGCAGTACcccggcgaggcggtgggcgTCGCCGAGGAGATGCGGTTCGTGGCCATGCGCCTACGGAACCCCAAGCGGACCACCCTCGAGGACGAACCGGGGACGGGGgccgaggaggtggaggaggaggaggtgggcgaTGGTGTGGGTGAGAGTGCGTCggcgtcggaggaggaggaggacgaggactACGATGGCGACGCCGTgattgaggaggaggaggaggaggaggagggagcggggTTGGAGGGCGAGTGGATGCCGAGCATGGAGGGGTTCGTCAAGTACCTGGTGGACAGCAAGCTCGTGTTCGACACCGTCGAGCGGATCGTGGCCGAGTCCACCGACGTCGCCT ATGTTCACTTCAGGAAAAGTGGTCTGGAACGTTCAGCTAGAATTGCAAAAGATTTGGAGTGGTTCAGAGAACAAGGAATTGCAATTCCAGAGCCAAGTACTCCTGGATCAACATATGCGACTTATCTGACTGAACTTGCTGAGAGCAATCCCCCAGCTTTCCTTTCCCACTattacaatatttattttgcacATACAACTGGAGGGGTGGCGGTAGGTAACAAG ATCtgcaagaaaatttttgaaggaAGGGAACTAGAGTTCTACAAATGGGATACTGATGTAGAACTTTTACTAAAAGATGCCAGAGAGAGGCTTAATGAACTTAGCAAG CACTGGTCTCGGAAGGACAGGAACTTGTGCTTGAAGGAAGCTGCAAAATGTTTCCAGTATTTGGGACGGATTGTTCGCTTAATCATCTTATAG